A region of Numida meleagris isolate 19003 breed g44 Domestic line chromosome 26, NumMel1.0, whole genome shotgun sequence DNA encodes the following proteins:
- the RETREG3 gene encoding protein FAM134C: MAAARPGERQRRVQELSAALRGRLGPYERLLSAAQAALVWERPGRSALWWAAAHGLFWFFALTSLRLVFLVAFTLIVVVCLDQWKNKIWPEIGVARPDELDNESWGYVHPRLLGVPELCHHLAEGWVSWTNFLSNLFVFKRQSPGKFCLLVCGVFTFLAVLGRYIPGLLLSYLMLLFVLLWPLAVYHRLGHRMYMKLEPALQRLDFSVRGYMISKQREKQLRRRSLNQEGTDDGSDSEEELAAFCPKLDDSVVAKELTISDSEHSDAEVSYTENGMFNLSRGQTPLTEGSEDLDGHSDPEESFARDLPDFPSINPEATGLDDEDDTSIGIPSLAYRPQVTEDLHLPYYQEEAGVLPSVQNLTNNIAGFVTRGMIQLALSGATQPGSSRSDNPQRDAKTYLRTASLDLDTDVEGDDFELLDQSELNQLDPPGSRGQ, from the exons AtggcggcggcgcggcccggcGAACGGCAGCGGCGAGTGCAGGAGTTGAGCGCGGCGCTACGGGGTCGCCTGGGGCCCTACGAGCGGCTGCTGAGCGCCGCGCAGGCCGCGCTGGTGTGGGAGAGGCCGGGCCGCAGCGCGCTGTGGTGGGCGGCGGCGCACGGCCTCTTCTG GTTCTTTGCTCTGACTTCTCTTCGATTGGTGTTCCTGGTTGCGTTTACTCTTATAGTAGTAGTTTGTCTAGATCAATGGAAGAACAAAATCTGGCCTGAAATTGGAG TGGCAAGACCTGACGAATTAGACAATGAGAG CTGGGGATATGTCCACCCTCGGCTGCTCGGAGTGCCAGAACTGTGTCACCATTTGGCTGAAGGATGGGTGTCTTGGACCAACTTCTTAAGTAACCTCTTTGTTTTCAAGAGACAAAGCCCTGGCAAG TTTTGCCTTCTAGTATGTGGAGTCTTTACTTTCCTGGCTGTTCTGGGCCGGTATATCCCTGGACTCCTGCTCTCATACTTGATGT TACTCTTTGTCCTGCTGTGGCCCCTTGCTGTGTACCACAGGCTGGGGCACCGCATGTACATGAAGCTGGAGCCAGCTCTGCAGCGGCTGGATTTCAGTGTTCGAGGCTACATGATATCAAAGCAGCGGGAGAAGCAAC TGCGTCGCCGATCCCTTAATCAGGAGGGTACAGATGATGGGAGTGACAGCGAAGAGGagcttgctgctttctgtcccAAG CTGGATGACTCTGTGGTTGCCAAGGAACTAACCATCTCTGACTCGGAACATTCAGATGCTGAGGTTTCATACACTGAAAATGGGATGTTTAACCTCTCAAGGGGTCAGACTCCACTGACAGAGGGATCAGAAG ACCTGGATGGTCACAGTGACCCAGAAGAATCTTTTGCTAGGGATCTCCCTGACTTCCCTTCCATAAACCCAGAAGCAACTGGCCTAGATGATGAAGATGACACCAGCATTGGGATCCCAAGTCTGGCTTATCGCCCACAAGTAACAGAAGATCTGCATCTCCCTTATTACCAGGAAGAAGCTGGTGTACTGCCATCTGTACAGAATCTTACCAACAACATAGCTGGGTTTGTCACCAGAGGGATGATACAACTTGCACTGTCAGGAGCCACTCAGCCAGGCTCTTCACGCAGTGACAATCCCCAAAGAGATGCAAAGACTTACCTTAGGACGGCCAGCTTGGACTTGGACACTGATGTGGAAGGGGATGACTTTGAACTTCTGGATCAGTCGGAGCTGAACCAGCTGGATCCTCCTGGCTCCCGGGGCCAATAA
- the TUBG1 gene encoding tubulin gamma-1 chain, with protein sequence MPREIITLQLGQCGNQIGFEFWKQLCAEHGISPEGIVEEFATEGTDRKDVFFYQADDEHYIPRAVLLDLEPRVIHSILNSPYANLYNPENIYLSEHGGGAGNNWASGFSQGEKIHEDIFDIIDREADGSDSLEGFVLCHSIAGGTGSGLGSYLLERLNDRYPKKLVETYSVFPNQDEMSDVVVQPYNSLLTLKRLTQNADCVVVLDNTALNRIATDRLHIQNPSFSQINQLVSTIMSASTTTLRYPGYMNNDLIGLIASLIPTPRLHFLMTGYTPLTTDQSVASVRKTTVLDVMRRLLQPKNVMVSTGRDRQTNHCYIAILNIIQGEVDPTQVHKSLQRIRERKLANFIPWGPASIQVALSRKSPYLPSAHRVSGLMMANHTNISSLFERTCRQYDKLRKREAFLEQFRKEDIFKDNFDELDNSREIVQQLIDEYHAATRPDYISWGTQEQ encoded by the exons ATGCCGCGGGAGATCATTACCTTGCAGCTCGGCCAGTGCGGCAACCAGA TCGGGTTCGAGTTCTGGAAGCAGCTCTGCGCCGAGCACGGCATCAGCCCCGAGGGCATCGTGGAGGAGTTTGCCACTGAGGGTACCGACCGCAAGGACGTCTTCTTCTACCAG GCAGACGATGAGCACTACATCCCacgagctgtgctgctggaccTGGAGCCCCGCGTCATCCACTCCATCCTGAACTCTCCTTATGCTAACCTCTACAATCCAGAAAACATCTATCTGTCTGAGCATGGAGGTGGAGCTGGGAACAACTGGGCCAGTGGCTTCTCACAG ggagaaaaaatcCATGAAGATATATTCGACATAATAGACAGAGAGGCTGACGGGAGTGACAGTTTGGAA GGATTCGTGCTTTGCCACTCTATTGCTGGTGGAACAGGCTCTGGGCTGGGCTCTTACCTCCTCGAGAGACTGAATGACAG GTATCCCAAGAAGCTGGTGGAGACCTACTCAGTTTTCCCAAACCAGGATGAGATGAGTGACGTTGTGGTCCAGCCGTATAACTCTCTACTGACACTGAAGAGGCTGACTCAGAATGCTGACTGTGTG gTGGTTCTAGATAACACAGCCTTGAATCGTATTGCGACAGATCGGCTGCACATTCAAAACCCGTCATTCTCTCAGATCAACCAGCTG GTCTCCACCATCATGTCTGCCAGCACCACCACACTCAGGTATCCTGGGTACATGAACAACGACCTCATCGGTCTGATTGCCTCGCTGATTCCCACCCCACGACTGCACTTCCTCATGACGGGATACACACCACTCACCACAGACCAGTCG GTGGCCAGTGTGAGGAAAACCACAGTCCTGGATGTGATGAGAAGATTGCTGCAGCCTAAAAACGTGATGGTGTCCACAGGTCGAGACAGGCAGACAAACCACTGCTACATCGCCATCCTGAACATCATCCAGGGGGAGGTAGATCCCACACAG GTTCACAAGAGTCTGCAGCGGATCCGGGAGAGGAAGCTGGCTAACTTCATTCCCTGGGGTCCTGCCAGCATCCAGGTGGCTTTGTCGCGGAAGTCCCCCTACCTGCCATCAGCACACCGTGTCAGCGGCCTCATGATGGCAAACCACACCAACATCTCCTCG CTGTTTGAGCGGACGTGCCGGCAGTACGACAAGCTGCGCAAGCGGGAGGCGTTCCTGGAGCAGTTCCGCAAGGAGGATATCTTCAAGGACAACTTCGATGAGCTGGACAACTCGCGGGAGATTGTGCAGCAGCTGATTGATGAGTACCACGCGGCCACGCGCCCCGACTACATCTCCTGGGGCACGCAGGAGCAGTGA
- the PSMC3IP gene encoding homologous-pairing protein 2 homolog isoform X2 codes for MSKSREGPAAGGGAAAVLLRYLREQNRPYSAQDVFGNLQREHGLGKAAVVKALEQLAQQGHIREKAYGKQKVYFADQEQLPAASDAELRKLDADIAAQSAEVQALQQSCRQLEAELKDLNSAMTTLDMAHEIEELRKDCASYTEKLERIKSATNHVTPEEKEKVCSEQKLYCKEWRRRKRMATELLDAILEGYPKSKKQFFEEVGIETDEDHNVMLPAAL; via the exons ATGAGTAAAAGCCGTGAGGGCCCCGCGGCGGGCGGCG GAGCCGCCGCCGTCCTGCTGCGCTACCTGCGGGAGCAGAACCGGCCGTACAGCGCCCAGGACGTCTTCGGGAACCTGCAGCGGGAGCACGGGCTGGGCAAGGCG GCCGTGGTGAAGGCGCTGGAGCAGCTGGCGCAGCAGGGCCACATCCGCGAGAAGGCCTACGGCAAACAGAAGGTGTACTTCGCCGACCAG gagcagctcccGGCCGCCAGCGATGCGGAGCTCCGCAAGTTGGACGCGGACATCGCCGCGCAGTCCGCCGAGGTGCAGgcgctgcagcagagctgccgGCAGCTGGAGGCAG AGCTGAAGGACCTGAACAGCGCTATGACCACTCTCGATATGGCCCACGAAATTGAGGAGCTGAGGAAGGACTGCGCCAGTTACACAGAGAAACTGGAGAGGATCAAGTCTGCCACCAACCACGTGAcgccagaagaaaaagagaag GTCTGCAGTGAGCAGAAGTTGTACTGCAAGGAGTGGCGGAGGAGGAAGCGGATG GCGACTGAGCTGCTTGATGCCATCTTGGAGGGATACCCCAAAAGCAAGAAGCAGTTCTTC gaggaagTTGGAATAGAAACCGATGAGGACCATAACGTcatgctcccagcagctctgtga
- the PSMC3IP gene encoding homologous-pairing protein 2 homolog isoform X1 translates to MSKSREGPAAGGGAAAVLLRYLREQNRPYSAQDVFGNLQREHGLGKAAVVKALEQLAQQGHIREKAYGKQKVYFADQEQLPAASDAELRKLDADIAAQSAEVQALQQSCRQLEAELKDLNSAMTTLDMAHEIEELRKDCASYTEKLERIKSATNHVTPEEKEKVCSEQKLYCKEWRRRKRMATELLDAILEGYPKSKKQFFVSPTASACVPGQPCLLCQRAAVLLQEHFVLVQEEVGIETDEDHNVMLPAAL, encoded by the exons ATGAGTAAAAGCCGTGAGGGCCCCGCGGCGGGCGGCG GAGCCGCCGCCGTCCTGCTGCGCTACCTGCGGGAGCAGAACCGGCCGTACAGCGCCCAGGACGTCTTCGGGAACCTGCAGCGGGAGCACGGGCTGGGCAAGGCG GCCGTGGTGAAGGCGCTGGAGCAGCTGGCGCAGCAGGGCCACATCCGCGAGAAGGCCTACGGCAAACAGAAGGTGTACTTCGCCGACCAG gagcagctcccGGCCGCCAGCGATGCGGAGCTCCGCAAGTTGGACGCGGACATCGCCGCGCAGTCCGCCGAGGTGCAGgcgctgcagcagagctgccgGCAGCTGGAGGCAG AGCTGAAGGACCTGAACAGCGCTATGACCACTCTCGATATGGCCCACGAAATTGAGGAGCTGAGGAAGGACTGCGCCAGTTACACAGAGAAACTGGAGAGGATCAAGTCTGCCACCAACCACGTGAcgccagaagaaaaagagaag GTCTGCAGTGAGCAGAAGTTGTACTGCAAGGAGTGGCGGAGGAGGAAGCGGATG GCGACTGAGCTGCTTGATGCCATCTTGGAGGGATACCCCAAAAGCAAGAAGCAGTTCTTCGTAAGTCCCACTGCCTCTGCCTGTGTCCCAGGGCAGCCGTGCCTGCTGTGCCAGAGGGCAGCTGTCCTGCTACAGGAGCACTTTGtccttgtgcaggaggaagTTGGAATAGAAACCGATGAGGACCATAACGTcatgctcccagcagctctgtga
- the PSMC3IP gene encoding homologous-pairing protein 2 homolog isoform X3 gives MSKSREGPAAGGGAAAVLLRYLREQNRPYSAQDVFGNLQREHGLGKAAVVKALEQLAQQGHIREKAYGKQKVYFADQEQLPAASDAELRKLDADIAAQSAEVQALQQSCRQLEAELKDLNSAMTTLDMAHEIEELRKDCASYTEKLERIKSATNHVTPEEKEKVCSEQKLYCKEWRRRKRMVMASPLNMGWAEVSVANPW, from the exons ATGAGTAAAAGCCGTGAGGGCCCCGCGGCGGGCGGCG GAGCCGCCGCCGTCCTGCTGCGCTACCTGCGGGAGCAGAACCGGCCGTACAGCGCCCAGGACGTCTTCGGGAACCTGCAGCGGGAGCACGGGCTGGGCAAGGCG GCCGTGGTGAAGGCGCTGGAGCAGCTGGCGCAGCAGGGCCACATCCGCGAGAAGGCCTACGGCAAACAGAAGGTGTACTTCGCCGACCAG gagcagctcccGGCCGCCAGCGATGCGGAGCTCCGCAAGTTGGACGCGGACATCGCCGCGCAGTCCGCCGAGGTGCAGgcgctgcagcagagctgccgGCAGCTGGAGGCAG AGCTGAAGGACCTGAACAGCGCTATGACCACTCTCGATATGGCCCACGAAATTGAGGAGCTGAGGAAGGACTGCGCCAGTTACACAGAGAAACTGGAGAGGATCAAGTCTGCCACCAACCACGTGAcgccagaagaaaaagagaag GTCTGCAGTGAGCAGAAGTTGTACTGCAAGGAGTGGCGGAGGAGGAAGCGGATGGTAATGGCTTCCCCATTGAACATGGGGTGGGCAGAAGTGTCAGTGGCAAACCCATGGTGA